In the Kineococcus mangrovi genome, one interval contains:
- a CDS encoding flagellar FlbD family protein codes for MILVTRLNGSVFAVNPDLIQRVDSTPDTVITLVDGAKFVVTEPLAEIVERVMAFRARVVATAHSLEETGTASVLELPAHPGQADQTTDHPSGADGELPAPVPLHRRRP; via the coding sequence GTGATCCTCGTGACTCGCCTCAACGGGTCGGTGTTCGCCGTGAACCCCGATCTGATCCAGCGCGTCGACTCGACCCCCGACACGGTCATCACCCTCGTCGACGGCGCCAAGTTCGTCGTCACCGAGCCCCTGGCCGAGATCGTCGAGCGCGTCATGGCCTTCCGCGCGCGGGTCGTCGCGACGGCGCACTCCCTGGAGGAGACGGGGACGGCTTCCGTCCTCGAGCTGCCGGCCCACCCGGGTCAGGCCGACCAGACCACAGACCACCCCAGCGGTGCGGACGGCGAGCTGCCGGCCCCGGTCCCGCTGCACCGCAGGAGGCCGTGA
- a CDS encoding OmpA/MotB family protein produces MSAAHKRRHKHEEHEEHVNHERWLVSYADMLTVLMALFIVLFALSQIDQLKFAQFKDGLTKGTANSNQAVSGSAGILEATNGDMPIDISPNSTGQPLQQSISSQDREVLQRAQTAQQQQDLNAAREEVQDYRAIAKQLNDALTAKDDQDQVTYRITSDGLVVGLVADNVFFANASADVEAKGREVLDVIAPILGQLPNAVAVQGHTNSLPLTGSSRYRDNWDLSAARAMTVVQRFAAGGMAPVRLSGTGYADSRPLYPEADPRAVTGNRRVDLVVASPSSDAVKALLPTVAQQTPTGDGPAELTDTADTATTTPATTGQAVGDLSAGIAPNLSAPVAG; encoded by the coding sequence ATGTCCGCGGCGCACAAGCGACGTCACAAGCACGAGGAGCACGAGGAGCACGTCAACCACGAACGGTGGCTGGTCTCCTACGCCGACATGCTGACGGTGCTCATGGCGCTGTTCATCGTCCTGTTCGCCCTCAGCCAGATCGACCAGCTGAAGTTCGCCCAGTTCAAGGACGGCCTCACCAAGGGCACCGCGAACTCCAACCAGGCCGTGTCCGGCAGCGCCGGCATCCTGGAGGCCACCAACGGCGACATGCCCATCGACATCAGTCCCAACTCCACCGGGCAGCCGCTGCAGCAGAGCATCTCCAGCCAGGACCGCGAGGTCCTGCAGCGGGCGCAGACGGCCCAGCAGCAGCAGGACCTCAACGCCGCCCGCGAGGAGGTCCAGGACTACCGCGCGATCGCCAAGCAGCTCAACGACGCCCTGACGGCCAAGGACGACCAGGACCAGGTCACCTACCGGATCACCTCCGACGGGCTCGTCGTGGGCCTGGTGGCCGACAACGTGTTCTTCGCCAACGCCAGCGCGGACGTCGAGGCCAAGGGCCGGGAGGTCCTGGACGTCATCGCCCCGATCCTGGGGCAGCTGCCCAACGCCGTCGCGGTGCAGGGCCACACCAACTCCCTGCCCCTGACCGGCAGCAGCCGCTACCGGGACAACTGGGACCTGTCCGCGGCCCGCGCCATGACCGTCGTGCAGCGCTTCGCCGCCGGCGGGATGGCCCCGGTCCGCCTGTCCGGCACCGGGTACGCCGACTCCCGCCCGCTGTACCCCGAGGCCGACCCGCGGGCCGTGACCGGCAACCGCCGGGTCGACCTGGTCGTGGCCTCACCCAGCAGCGACGCCGTGAAGGCCCTGCTGCCGACGGTCGCGCAGCAGACCCCCACCGGTGACGGCCCGGCCGAGTTGACCGACACCGCCGACACCGCCACCACCACCCCGGCCACCACCGGTCAGGCGGTGGGGGACCTGTCCGCCGGCATCGCGCCGAACCTGTCCGCTCCCGTCGCGGGCTGA
- a CDS encoding motility protein A, with amino-acid sequence MDFATLGGLIVAVAAVLWMQNHEGGAITDILLPGPLVLVFLGTLGVGFMGGTLKDGLGLIQTAKKAFLGKPKNSGETVGVIVKMAERARREGLLALEDAIKEVDDEFLRDGLQTAIDGTDPDELYEILTAQIQAKKAADKQSAKIWGDMGGYAPTVGICGTVVSLTVVLANLSNAAALGPMIAGAFVATLWGVASANFFFLPVQSRLMRLSGMETAQMELVVEGILAIQAGSNPRSVAKKLESLLPPGTAVPDKKAA; translated from the coding sequence ATGGACTTCGCAACCCTCGGCGGCCTCATCGTCGCCGTTGCCGCCGTTCTGTGGATGCAGAACCACGAGGGCGGTGCCATCACCGACATCCTGCTGCCCGGTCCGCTCGTCCTGGTGTTCCTCGGGACCCTCGGCGTCGGGTTCATGGGCGGGACGCTCAAGGACGGCCTGGGGCTGATCCAGACGGCGAAGAAGGCGTTCCTGGGCAAGCCGAAGAACTCCGGTGAGACCGTCGGCGTCATCGTCAAGATGGCCGAGCGCGCCCGCCGCGAGGGCCTGCTGGCCCTGGAGGACGCCATCAAGGAGGTCGACGACGAGTTCCTGCGCGACGGCCTGCAGACCGCCATCGACGGGACCGACCCCGACGAGCTGTACGAGATCCTCACCGCCCAGATCCAGGCCAAGAAAGCCGCGGACAAGCAGTCCGCCAAGATCTGGGGCGACATGGGTGGGTACGCGCCCACGGTCGGCATCTGCGGGACGGTCGTCTCCCTCACCGTCGTCCTGGCGAACCTGTCCAACGCCGCCGCCCTGGGCCCGATGATCGCCGGTGCGTTCGTCGCGACCCTGTGGGGCGTGGCCAGCGCGAACTTCTTCTTCCTGCCCGTCCAGAGCCGCCTCATGCGCCTGTCCGGCATGGAGACCGCGCAGATGGAGCTCGTCGTCGAGGGCATCCTCGCCATCCAGGCCGGTTCCAACCCGCGCTCGGTCGCGAAGAAGCTGGAGAGCCTGCTGCCCCCGGGCACCGCGGTCCCGGACAAGAAGGCGGCCTGA